The following coding sequences are from one Anolis sagrei isolate rAnoSag1 chromosome 6, rAnoSag1.mat, whole genome shotgun sequence window:
- the LOC132779274 gene encoding zymogen granule membrane protein 16-like — translation MDGWMLCFTLLTLLYCAFTSAEVNQARSSSFSGEFGGGGGKRFSHSGNQLDGPITAIRIRVTRSYITGIQVRYGREWSEYQGGSAGDLEEIFLQPGESIIQVQGKFNSYVSRLLFVTDRGRYFPFGMGRGISFNAVPLFPGTVLRYISGSSGSIIDAISFHWDNKPTGITISLG, via the exons atggatggatg gATGCTTTGTTTCACCCTCCTCACCTTACTTTACTGTGCCTTCACCAGTGCAG AAGTCAACCAGGCACGTTCTTCATCCTTTTCTGGCGAGTTTGGTGGGGGCGGCGGAAAACGCTTCTCACACTCTGGGAACCAGCTGGACGGACCCATAACAGCCATTAGGATTCGAGTTACCCGCTCTTACATTACAGG TATCCAGGTCCGGTATGGCAGAGAGTGGAGCGAGTACCAGGGAGGCTCAGCTGGAGACCTAGAGGAGATCTTCCTGCAGCCAGGCGAATCCATCATCCAAGTCCAGGGAAAATTCAATAGCTACGTCAGCAGACTTCTGTTTGTCACTGACCGAGGGCGCTACTTTCCCTTTGGGATGGGCAGAGGTATCAGCTTTAATGCTGTTCCACTGTTCCCTGGAACCGTCTTGCGTTACATCAGTGGCAGCTCCGGTTCAATCATTGATGCCATCAGTTTCCACTGGGATAACAAACCCACTGGGATAACAATATCACTGGGATAA
- the LOC132779273 gene encoding zymogen granule membrane protein 16-like → MPQYYRMSMLYTTGEITLFSRMLCFTLLTLLCCGFTSAEVFPARSSSFSGEYGGGGGKRFSHSGNQLDGPITAIRVRTSRSYITGIQVRYGKEWSEYQGGSDGDLEEIFLQPGESVIRVQGKYRSYLCQLVFITDKGRNLPFGKDRGTRFNAAPMYPGTVLRYISGSSGSAINAIGFYWDNYPSSCPSCGK, encoded by the exons atgccgcaatattacaggatgtctatgctctacaccactggagaaattacactgtttagccg GATGCTTTGTTTCACCCTCCTCACCTTACTTTGCTGTGGCTTCACCAGTGCAG AAGTCTTCCCGGCACGTTCTTCATCCTTTTCCGGCGAGTATGGCGGGGGCGGCGGAAAACGCTTCTCACACTCTGGGAACCAGCTGGACGGACCCATAACAGCCATTAGGGTTCGAACTAGCCGCTCTTACATTACAGG TATCCAGGTCCGTTATGGCAAAGAGTGGAGCGAGTACCAGGGAGGCTCAGATGGAGACTTAGAGGAGATCTTCCTGCAGCCAGGCGAATCCGTCATCCGGGTCCAGGGGAAATACAGGAGCTACCTCTGCCAACTCGTGTTTATTACTGACAAAGGGCGCAACCTTCCCTTTGGGAAGGACAGAGGCACCAGATTTAATGCTGCTCCAATGTACCCTGGCACCGTCTTGCGTTACATCAGTGGCAGCTCTGGTTCAGCCATTAATGCCATCGGTTTCTACTGGGATAACTACCCCAGTAGCTGCCCCAGTTGTGGAAAGTGA